DNA from Magnolia sinica isolate HGM2019 chromosome 19, MsV1, whole genome shotgun sequence:
gtccacacatgtGATCTGGCAAAGTGAACTTAAAAGAGGTACACTTGATGGTTGGAGTGTATGATATTTACGCCACAGTGGGACCAATACACAACGAGCTTATTCTACAAAGCACTATAGAAGAACTAGACACAGTAATCAAATGTTCCAAGAGCACAACTTTCATGTTAATACGAATCGCAATTATCACTTACACCTGTATGAAAACTGTTAAGAGTTACCTTTGGTTTCACCTAGTATCatgtaatttcatgatatttttaatgataaTATATTGTAATTTGGTGCATGGGATCCTTAACTTTTATGATATATGCTGCAACCAAACGAACCATAGAAGAATTGCCTTTAATTGGTAGTCTATCTACCATTCAATGGTTATTCATattgtttagttttttttttcccagcctCTATTTGCTAAGAATTTCTAGTTCATCTGTTTTTCTGTAAAAGGGAAATTTGGATGAGCATGAGAAGCTGGTCTCCGCACTTCGACAAGTAGATATCGTGATCTCTACACTTGCAACTCCTCAGCATAAAGATCAATTTAAAATCTTGGATGCCGTGAAGGAAGCTGGTAATATTAAGGTAACTAATgatttctcatttctcaaaagcTGCATAAGAGAGCAAAGACATTTTTTTAAAGAGGCAACATGTGTAAATATGTCGCATGTTTGCTACATCAAGGCCAATCATTAAATGGGCCCATTGTTAACTAGTCTCACTCTCAATTTGACGCTTGTTGTCCCATTTATAGCCCGTATGTGGATCATCCGATGAGTGGGCCGACCTTCTTTTTGGACCAAGGCAGATGAACTATATCGGTAACGTGCTTTGATTTGGTTACGATATGTCATGTGGTCAAGCTTACCATGTATCACCTCTTAATTAGCCCAACCTTGTTATTGTCCAGGTTTGGGCCACATTGGGTCAAGCTCAAGCCAGAAAATGAACCAATTTTGATAAATGAGTTGAGCTCAGGTCTAGActaattgatgtagagtgggtcgcagacaatttCCTGGCTGAGATGGATTAAAAAAGGCCCggttgatgacagaagtgatccggactgtcaaaccttttaaatcaggcgtatcttgcaatccggaatgagttattgagCATTTTTtgtcgaaaaccttgcgcactagtagacattatgaccgtctataaatagtaagtttactattctaggagttttagttatagtatgatttTGAAATATCTCTCAtcgcttggtatccctatttaaaaggttgtgaaatcgtttatttgattcatcaattaatttcgaattttataaaatttatcttcttttttcttgctcttttcctcgtggattcggaacagttatgcccttgaggaagacggtgctcgacctcatgtccttcctTGCATTACTAATCCACCTGCAATgccaaatgatccaaactgccTGACCATAACCCAAAATGAAACATCTGTCGCATGCTTTAGTATTTCCTCACCAATTCTACCACAACCAGTTCCAACTACTAATGGGTCAGGTTTGAGTAGGGCCCGGGCTCGTGCATGTGCTCGGTCTCCATAAATTTTAAGTTGGTGGTTGGGTGAGTAGGAAATGGGTTGCACGTGGCACGCATGTTGAGTAAATGGGCTAAGCTTGGGCTGACCAAACCTAACACATTGCCAGGCCTACTGTTAGCATTTCTATAGTTTATTTCCAATGCTTTGGGTTACATATGGACTAAAAAAAAGGACTTGCAAATGTTAAAACTAATGAAGAGGAAATCAAGAAAGGAATTCTGATTATGTTTCCTCTTCAACTGTTTTCCACCTAATCTAAAATAGTCCTCTCTCATTCTTATCTCTCTCTGTTGCCTTACAGAGGTTTATCCCATCAGAATTCGGTTGTGAAACGGATCGAGTATCTGCGCTCCCTCCCTTCCAAGCCCTCATTGATATTCGAAAGGAGGTGCGGCGAGCCACTGAAGCATCTGGGATCCCATACACCTTCATAACTGCAAACTGCTATGCAGCATACTTCATTGATTTTCTATTACATCCCCAAGAGAATAGAGATGAAGTTCTCATCTACGGCACTGGCGAAGCAAAAGGTACCCACAAACACTCCCAGTGAGAAATACCAAGGGGATATAAGCATACATGGATAAAAAGGAAATCTAGCGTGAAGAATGCAACATCTAGCTTGTATATATACCATGAATGCACATCGTGTATGATCCTTGGAGATTTCTTcccttacttcttttttttttttcacttacaCATGTGGACCACCTAATTAGAGGAGGGCTTAGATTTTTTGTTGGCAAAGATGTGTTCACATAGGGCTTCACCTACTGAAAGGGCAAATCTATCACACATGTGCAACATTGGCATTCTAGATTACCCACGTGCCTCTTGAATTTCCTCCTAAGGCGGCCTTCAAGTAAATCACCTTGGCATTTCAGTATAAtttaaaatccatggatttagACTAAGGTAGCtaataggggtgcacatggaactgGTAGAACCGGTAAACTGGACCGGAAGTGACTAGACCGTACAGTTTGGTCCGGTTCttaagtgcaccggttccggttcctgttatgaaaatcaaagaaccggttagtTTGGTTCAGTTCTCAATTTGGGGTTATGCAGAACTGAATCGGACCGGACCGTAGAACCAAACCCTGGAACCGAACCTGGAACCAGACCCCttggtcaatatatatatatatatatatatatatatatatatttgaaacataaaaaattataccattcatcaaatggatcacaacacaaatTGACATTGGCTGAAAAATCATTTTGAGAACATGAAAGGGttataaaaacaaaccatgaaAAGAATACTCTCTGTGAAAATTTTCAGTAGAAGAGCTTGGGCTGGATTTTTAAAAACCATGCaaatgggctggattataaaaagtccAGAACCGTAGAATTGAACCGGAACTGAACCGGTTTTTTACGGTCCGATTCcaattcggttctagggtgcaaatgGTCTGGTTCCGGTTCTAGTTTTCTTGGAACAATTGGGAATGGTTTGGTTCCAGTTTCCCCTCAGAAAAggaccgaaccgtgtgcacccctggTAGCTAACTCCAATTACTTGAGATAAGGCTCAGATGATGAAGAGTTTTATACTCTTGATAAAAATAAAGAGAAGTGCCACGACATCCAATAAGATCTTGGGTATGACAAGCCCTCGTCTTGAAATCAGATTAGTCAACACATCAGCTAAGCCACATTGAGGGTTGCAATGGATTGGTCTAGGAATGGTCAGGGTTGGCCCTAGCCCGGCCTCAACCTCACCGGGCTAAGAAGGCCCTGACCCTACATGACCACCCAAGCCAAGGCAAAAGATTTAAGTGATCAAAGGTTGAAAAAGTCCTATTTAAAGCTTTTGTGAGTTATCTTTCATGTATCATGAGTCCCATGGGAAAATTGGTAGGACTAGGCCTAACAGGCCAGTTGAGCCACATATCATTGGCACAAACCCAACTCTCTTGGAACTAGGCCTCAATTTCAACCCCTGGTGGTCCTGAGGGAAATTTAGGCCTGGTAGCCTGGTTCACCTCTAAGCCACAGAGAGAAATGAGTCTGCGAAAAGATGACAAACAATCTATATTCAATGCACATGAATGGCCAAAATCCCCTCTTTTATCTCTTCTCACTTCTAATTGCCTCAATCCTTCAATCCTTTTTCAATAGCTATTGAAGTGACATTCTTATCaatatcttgaaattttaaaataatggCCTAAATCTTGTATGTTTACTAATGATTTTACAAACCAACCCAGTGGTGATGAATTTTGAAGAAGATGTTGCTGCTTACACGATCATGGTCGTTAATGATCCAAGAACCTGCAATCGTATTGTCACCTACAggcccccaaaaaattttgtTAGTCAGCTCGATTTGATCTCACTCTGGGAgaaacggaccaagaagattttGAAGAGGAATTACATATCTGAAGAAGAAGCCGTGGCTCTCTCACAGAGTAAGAACTCTAGAAGCTCTTTCTCATTTACAATGCTCTTTCTGGTCAGTGCTAAAATAGATAAAGCTGTCTCCCTTTCTTAAGGAGTTATTTGAATGCCTGTAACTTTTTAAGATGTAAATGAGTTTCACCTGAAAGTAAGTTTGAGTTGTTTAGGGCAAGTGGAATCATTTCCTTTCCTCAGGATTTCAAATGCACTGAAAAGCTGTGACTTACAAGTTGTGACTTATATACTCTATCCAAACAATTCTTGCAAGTTACCTGTAAGCTAGCCCTTTACAACTAATACAACTTACAGACTTTGTagcagggagggacgtgatgaggttgatcactgtcttcatCAGGGAAtaactctgaatccacggagctctctaGACTCACCACAGAgcttccttgaatccatgagggataaaagtaggcataattcctaataaatttgaaataatttgattgatgattaaaaaaaaaaaaaacaaaaacaaaaaacaaaattaccaccctttaaataatgagctcaaacctaagaCAGCGTTTTAAACTTAgtctccaactcaaacaccctaaaaacgtgacttactataaatagtaaacttactatttatagacaacctctattcctactagacttcatggttttcggtaaaaaaatagaaagtgcctaatttggcccaaccacattCTTCTCCTAACTTCTCTAAGCCCTTTTTCATATTGGGCACAACTTCTATAACTCATAAGGATCAAAACTTATActccaactaaaacttactatttatagtaaaaacaaaaataaatgggactgttgaccgtcgatctgatagaatcttgcaaatttggcatCGGCAACCTAGTGTAGCGgagttggttggcttaagtaggttctcctaccctaaaatcatatataatatgtcgaaaaacccATCCCAGTTTGCCAGATatgactgatttaaggttctgacggttcagatcatttccACATTCGATCGGGCCTtccctggtccatctttgccatgaaagtatctgtgacccgctctacataaaAATACCAACTTATGAACGATGACAAACACATACAATCATTCATATGATCAAGGTTAAATGCTTTATTAGTGGATGTTAGTGTTAGCTTGGATTCTAATCTTAAATCTCATGGTGAACCTATCTTTGATGTGCATTTTGAACATTAGAGTTCAAATGATGAGTATTTTCTACCAACTGACTGCATTTAACTTTTACAGCTTTACCCCACCCTGGAAACATCCAGATCTCTATCCTTCATGAATGCTTCATCAAGGGTGATCTGGTGAACATGGAACAAGAAGAAGACTTCTTGGAGGCTTTTGAGTTATACCCAAATTATGATTACACTTCTATTGATCATCTTCTTGATATTTGTGTCGTTAATCCACCAAAAGTAAAGTACGCGGCATTTTAACTTATAAGGATTTTCTCGCATCACTAGCTTGGGGTAGCAGATGGTTTCCACAAAATGTCATGTGTGGCCATGAGTAAATCTGCTAAGAGTTTCCCTTACATAGTTCTTGTTTTGGATTTAAGTAGGTCAATATTTTTATGTTTGCATGATTTTATAAGGTGTGATCCATGTGAATGGTTATGCAATGTGTTTAACCATGAAAATACTTATGCATGATGAGAATAATGGAACTTCAAGCACATATATTTTATGGATTTTTGGTAGCCCATGTACATATTTAAATAGCCTGACCTGTATGTAGAACATTTGAACTGTGCATACGGTGCGCCATTccatatcaatgacatgctgCGAAAATCAATTTCGTCTACTCATAAATAACTACTACTAATCCAAAATAGTGGACAATTTTCTAGAGTCATTATATTATGTTTGGACATTCTAcatctgtcacgccctaaaaatgaagcatgcaTGGTCCCTGACTTCAGTCTTCAGACATGACTccggcaatttttattttttttgtgcagTTAGTAATGTTTGCCTCAACTATGATACGCAACATTGCAACCAAGATGTGAGAGCAACATATAAATATTATTTCACAGGGTAACATTTATAAGTATAACAAATGCACAAGTTTCAATTTCATAGATACATACGTCACAAAATTCTAAAAGAACGAAACATCATAGAGCGCCAATATAATCCTTGATATACTACTCTTGCCATTTGCCATTGgcctaaaaaatataaagataAATGTATGTCGTGCCCCAAACTTGgtgaccgggctcacaaaattttcggtcATCAAATTTTGGAGTTGATAACCTATGTAATACCCTGATTTTGCCTTCTAACTCCTATACACCAAGTTTCGAAGTGATatactacaaggagaattttcaaggagcataaccacaagtgtaccaaaacaacatcaccatcacatatcaACTATATATCAAGTTTGTACAATGTTgaaaagagaaatataatatataacaatAGTTCAAAAGATCAGGCGTGCGCTCCAGCGCCTCAATACCCCTAATACGCT
Protein-coding regions in this window:
- the LOC131235275 gene encoding isoeugenol synthase 1-like, which encodes MATQSKILIFGGTGYIGKYMVKASLSMGHPTYVYVRPTFNNNNISRLELLQEFKSMGVKIFQGNLDEHEKLVSALRQVDIVISTLATPQHKDQFKILDAVKEAGNIKRFIPSEFGCETDRVSALPPFQALIDIRKEVRRATEASGIPYTFITANCYAAYFIDFLLHPQENRDEVLIYGTGEAKVVMNFEEDVAAYTIMVVNDPRTCNRIVTYRPPKNFVSQLDLISLWEKRTKKILKRNYISEEEAVALSQTLPHPGNIQISILHECFIKGDLVNMEQEEDFLEAFELYPNYDYTSIDHLLDICVVNPPKVKYAAF